The nucleotide window gtacagattaataAACTGTGGGTAGAGAttggtaaactgtgggtacagatgagtaaactgtgggtacagattagtaaactgtgggtacagattgctaaactgtgggtacagatgagtaaactgtgggtacagatgagtaaactgtgggtacagattagtaaactgtgggtacagattgctaaactgtgggtacagatgagtaaactgtgggtacagattaataaactgtgggtacagattgctaaattgtgggtacagattagcaaaaaaaaaaaatcagaccctGACACTAGAAGGGCTCCGTAGTACTCTccatccctaaaaaaaatatttaacatatcAAATACTGCgactggctgacaaccagttcagggtgtaccccgcttaactgcccgaagccagctgggataggctccagcacccccgcgacccttgtgaggtgtaagcggtcaagaaaatgtataTCAAATATCGTTGTAAATGTTCagaaaaatgactcaaaacTTCACATCAGCATTTAAAACACAAGTTAAATGTGTCAAAAGGTGCTTTAATGCTTTAAAAAGCATTGAAAGCCCAAATTTCAATTGTGTTTCAAATAGCTGCTAATAATTAAATTTTTGAACTATTGTTTATATACACTACTGTAGCTTATGCCTGCCTTTAATAGGTGGCAAGTTGTATGTGAGAACATGCATGGTCACCATAAACCTTAAGATGTATTTTACTCACCTGTGCATGCAGAGATGCCAAAAGAAAAAGAGCGCGTCGAAAAGCAGAAAACAGGCTACAACGTCCACAAAAAGCTGCCAGTTGCTTGGAGAGCGCTCGGGCAGCTTTGCTGGGCTCTTCGCCATCTGGAGGACGGCGGTGGCGGGGAGCACGACCGTCAGGTATTGGACCGCGACCTTCCACAGACACTTCCACCACGCCAgcagaggcggcggcggcggctcgcCCGCGGGGATCCTCCACGAACGCACCCGCCGACTGACTCCGGCCAGGAGGTCCAGCACCAGGAAAGGTGCGCAAAATGCGACGTGGGTCAGGAAAGCGCAGAACGTGGGCAGGTAAGGGGAGAGGAGGACCCCCTCGTGATGACTCCTCACGTAGTCCCACAAGCTTTGGAGCATCGGCCCGCATGGCGTCAAAGTTGCGCTCATCGCGAGGTCGCGACCTGGATCGACATTCTTGCCAGTGATCTCCTATTAAGTAGCGACTGTCTGAGTCACTTTCGCTTACAGGTGAACGCAAATTTGTCTCAACCACACCTTCAGTCAAGGTCCAGGACGAACATTCCTTATTGTTTCCCAACATTAGTTTCACTAGCAGGAGAATGATGCTTCCCCCCccacatttattattttccatccccgcggacttggaggAGGGGCATAACTCGCCCCcggattaatttaataatgataataataataataccccgcgacccttatgcgAGGAGTGAGCGGTTAAAAATTGATGGATAGATATTTATCATCATCCATTATGTCTACAACTCAAGATGGATGTTTGGAATGTTGTGACTCAACTTGCAAGCAACACGTATGCGAGCACTTCCTTATGACAACTGcgtagtaggggtgtgccaaaaaaaaattgattcataaaagaatcgagattctcatttattaatcgaattgatATTAATATGGAAAAATCGAATTAGAATTAGAAATGAAGGGGAAAAGGTGCTGTGGCCCacgtgctgtttttgtggaaaaaggtacTTACAATACAACattaataaatgtgtaaaaaaaaaaaaaaaaaagacattttaatgtcTATCTGGACCTTATCCTTGACAAGATAGTAATATTTGAATCAGTGGGGACAATAAGATCCACAGTGCTTTATTGTCAACGtatattttcaatttaaatcTGTGTACAAACTTTACACTTTcatattattgtcatttttgttcGTCATTAAATACAGACTGCACACCCCTTTTCGATCAATTTGATCACCACCAGAGAGCAGATAGGCCATAACATACAGTACGATGAGTTAGGACAAcagatatatattttattttttccttaaaaaacaaaaaaaaagccaacagaTATTAAATGGCAGTTAAATTCTCACGTCCGCTCACTGTGATACGAGTCAGATACAGTATGCCGCTGTAAATGAATCATATCAAGTTTCAAGGTCTCAGGTGATTCTTTTCCCTGACCCCTCTTCAGCAAGATCCAAGAGTATTTGGACACAGACAGAGCTTTTATGATTTCACGTCAAGGATTTGaagacataaaaacaacaacaaaaaaacaatcataccAGTGACTCTAGTTTACTTTTTTCCAATACTTTTAACGACAAAATATGAGCTTACTTGTAATTATAAAATGAAATTTCTTGAGATAATGCGTGTGAATTGGGGaatgaaacaagaaaaaaaaaatcatgtggaaTGAATGATGAACTAAATGTAATGATACCAAGTGATATGGATGGAGTGGAAGAAATGACAAATGTGTAACATGATGGTGAAAATGGTTACAACTATTGAAAGAATGGCACGTTAGACAGAAAATATGAACGCTATTGAAAGATGTGGAATGATATGAAATATTGTGGAATGATGGTGCTGAATGTGTAatatgctgttaaaaaaaagaaaaagaaaaaaaaaggaatgtttggtgtgttggaATTTTTTGGAATGTTGGAAATATTTCCCAAGGTGAATTGAATGTGAACATGATTAATTTTGTACAATGCCATTGTGAAGTCATTATTATTTGAACAAATGTCATTTTGGAGCTGTGGACAATACGGGAATAACCCGCATGCCACATGACGTTAAGTTTTGGAATATGAAAGGATTTGCAATGATCAGTGAGAATCAGTCAAAAAGTTTGTCTACAGCATTTACAAAATGCAGGGACTTAATAATATCTGGACAAATTATTCACAAAAGGTCAACTggcccaaaaaaacaatacaatgacTGTAATTCCTAaatatcaaatgtttttttatttttttttttaaacatcttcaAGCTGAAAGTCTGCGTTTAAATTCTAATGATCAACTAGTGGAGTATAAAGAAGATATTTATAAAACTGTCACTTCCCAAATACTTCTGGACAAAACTGTACAACAAATCAGATAACACACAAAGTTcccaatatttaaacatttgttgaactgtaaaaaaacaaaaaaaccaaaaaaaaaaacatgcactcaTGCTGAACTTTCACCCTGATCAAAATTTGCAATGTATAAAACTAATattaatggggggaaaaaaaaggtaccCACAAACACAACCCATTCCATCAACAGAACTCAAATATTACGTTAAAGCCTTACATTGCATATCAAGTTTCAtgatcaaaatgttttgtttagaCTGGAACAAAACCTGCTCATATGTCTGCCAGTGCCAGAATCCTCAAGTCTGCATAGAAAAAACGCATCGAAACAGCACGAGATCAAGCAAAAATCCTGAGTGGCTTGTATCGCTCGGGTCGGTCCCAGCGATACACAACATGTCAAAGAATGAATGATGATTCTCacaagcaacatgaaaaataacagttACTAACAGATTGCAATATGCACCCAATACAATgtaaaacaacaagaaaaaaaaatcaaccaaaaGATGCAAgtgatgaaaaattgtgaacAATTAAAGCACACAGAGTCAAACGTGACATTTGTAGGAAACGCACCCATGGAGTAAATAAAAGTGATGTTGACATGCTTTTGGGTTCGAGTCTACTTCACCACACATGAGCGATAATCATTGGATGCTACTAGTTGCTACATGTGCATGAAGTCAGGAACTTAAAGCAGAAAACCAGTGTAATCTCTTTGTGCTGAAATTGGTGCAAGGATTTGCcgaataattaaaaatagagctactattattaactcatttgctcccaataacgtgtaaatacgttttttttatgttttaactgtcccaaagacgtatttatacgttttttttgtttttttttgttatgcaagagcatacagaaggctttgatgcagcctctcaactggaaagaacggttgcagaaatggtagttattacacaaacggccagcaggtggcagcagagcaaaggagatcaaccagggccatgtagaaaaaaagctaaattacttacaatttgaaatagatttgtgaaaactgatgaaacttagctctcttctaatgctaattgctgcgaaacggaaacagatagaaacatactttttcttcctgatgaaagaagagactttaatctttcttttgatatgttccatgcttttatagcaatagaacacaatattctgtgggcctcgcaaaatcagccaaaatccagtaaaacagccgggagcgaacgggattgcttctgttgttctgctgccacctgctggccgcttgtataataactaccatttctgcaaccattctttgcagttgagaggctgcatcaaagccttctgtatgctcacggtctagcataaacaaaaaaacatataaatacgtctttgggacacttaaaacattaaaaaacgtatttacaagttattgggagcaaatgagttaagattgtAACATTTTCTTActatgtcgagaaaaaaaaaatacagtggtgGGACATATGTGTAATATGAATTTGCACATATAATgaaacgtatggtgttccacaaggttcaattctggggcctctgccgttttcattgtatctgctgtgcCTGGGTTTTAATAAAACATTGGTGGTTTTTTTGAAAGTACTCACTCTATAAAGTTGatttgagtgatgggagtcagttGTCTTaattgcatgatttgcaatgacAAGCTGAGaaattctagtccagcacaactagctatctagctaaacTAAATGAACGCGTCGTGAAGCTGCATGGAGGTGGTGAATACAAGAACCGAATGCTTTTGGGTtactctccctgttcattttctTTTCCAGTCAACCCGGCTATACCTATGActtgaattttgaaaaaaaaaaaaaaaagacattttatatTTCAATAAAGAAGTGTTTGGTGAATGCACATAGGAAAGTGGTGTGGTTCAACACCTCCAACAAAGGTTTAGAACCACTGTTGTACACTGACCTGAAAGGGTCATTTTTACACACCTCGtcaaacaatgacatttttttttttttttttaaagcagtgctTCTGAGATACTTGTAAAAATGATAAGCAGCGAATCTCTGGGCTGGAGGGTGAAAAGTACCTGCCAAAGTTTGAGTCATTGCCTTCAGCATTTGATCCACCACCAACCTGCGCCGTCCTCTCGGTCCCAATATACCTTTTCTTGCTAATCCATGTCCGAGATCTGCTCTCCCGCAAGATCCATGGCTGCAGACAAGGCCTTGAGTGAGGTGCCGGCAGAGTCCATGAACATTTGGGGTATGTCGCTGCCAAAGTAGATTTTGCTGTTGGCGGCGATGGCCTTGTACTTCATCAGCTGCAGGTATTCAGGCGTTAACTTCATCTGCGATAGGAAAGGAAAATGGGAGTTTGCGTTCTGAATTCGGGTACATAAAGTAAATCAATCACAGATTTGTATGCTTACACACGGactatgttaactcattcactcccggctgttttactggattttgactgattttgcaaggcccacagaatattgtgttctatagctataaaagcatggaacctatcaaaagaaagattaaagtctcttctttcatcaagaaagaaaaagtatgtttctatctgttttcgttttgcagcaattagcattagaagagagctaagtttcatcagttttcacaaaactattaaaaattgtaagcaatttttttttcctttttttttttctttgaaaaaaaatagaaaaaaaagaaaaaaaaaaaaagaaaaaaaaagaaaaaaaaaaaaattgtaagcaatttagctttttttctagatggcccgggttgatctcctttgctctgctgccacctgctggccgtttgtgtaataactaccatttctgcgaccgttctttgcagttgagaggctgcatcaaagcattctgtatgctctagcataaaaaaaacaaacaaaccaaaaaaaacgtataaatacgtctttgggacacttgcaacaaaaaaaaatgtatttacacgttattgggagcaaatgagttaagtaacatGAGTTTCTGTCACCTTGTTGGCCTCTGCTGCTTTCAGTGCCGTGTAGAATTCGGCATCTGCTTTGGCCTTCTGCCGTGCTAAGAAGGCCTCATCTATCAAGCGCACGAAAAGAATGTTGTGAAAGTGGAAAGGTCGTCAAACACCACAACTGTGTGTGATGCCTGAGTTATGTTTGCAGGCAATTGAAGATTTTACTGGATtgtattcatgtatttttttttttttttttacctaattcAGCTCAGTGTGAAACAGATTACATCTTCCAAAGACattgcataaaaaataatgatgtgTTGAAAGCCCCAACCTGCCTTCGTAATGCCGCATGAAGTGTACCTGGACTGCAGCAATGGCCCACCCATGCACTTCATTTGGTACAAATTAGTCATTACATTGAttgcaagtgtgcacatcctgCTGAGACTTGCCAAATAGCTTCTGCTGTACAAGATAAAAGTTTCTATTATATAAGATTTATAAACTAAACCTGAGCAGGGTACAAACCTTCAATTTCTGAGATCTTTTTCTCGGTTTCCTTTTCCATGACTTTTTGTCCAAATTTGATTTCGGCCACTTGGGCCACTTTTTCGGCCTCTGAAAGACAAATAATCTAAATTCAGTCTTTTCCCACAAACTCCTGTATTTAACACTTGAGATATAATCCTATGTTACCAATCACAGCTTTGATCCTTTCTGTCTCCGCCTCTTTCTCCACAACCTTCTGCGTCTGCTGGGAAATCAGCAGCTTTGTCTTCTCGCTCTCcctgcggggaaaaaaaaactttcaacacCGGAGGCTACGAATTCCTCAAGCGCAAAAGTGTCATTGCTCGTTTGTGTCTGCTCAGGCTGACGTCATCCACCTACAACCATGCATATTACATGATACAACTTGCCTTAACATGTATCAATTATATGCTTAACGATGTTCACAGGAggaaatttgtttattttcattaaataattataactgtaattcaacaaaagatgcctctgccaaatctaatattggggtctaaggaactgagcgataaaagacaaaaaaaggagCACAtatcgttatttatttatttttttacttgttaaaaaatagtgaccacccccaCAAAGCCCCACCCCCGCTACccaactgcctacgagctgtatatgtctaataCTGTATagtttagtgttgttccgataccgatactggtaccGTATACCAcaataaaacagtggtatcggtgagtactaacaagtaacattcagataccattaattccaacgctaacataggactttggatgcagcatcttgtgtcatgctcgtgcacgacattcaccaatatgcgacatgttcactgcatgccgatctcagatatcctattggccccttgaatgctctgaaccaatggcagggcagctttttcatgttgaggggaaaaaaacaaccttcggtatcggtatcggccgatactgcaaagctgcatCTGGAATAAGAGCCAGTGTTTGCAGCATGAGAGTCAAAGGACTTTTAACATGAACAATAAAGCACAACTGCTGCGTTTCTCAGCTCATGCTGTGCAAACTTGCCAGTGTGCGTAGGTGAAATGGAAAAAGAAGCATCAAGCGCTCGACCCGTATCTGAGATGATAAACCAGTTGGAAATTGTTGCAAGTTTTGACTTGTTAATTTCACAATGTGCTTGCCAGCTTTTGCCATGCAGGTGACGTACAGTATCAGCATAAAAGAAATTCTTGGGATCAAGGAACTTTTAATGCTCGTTATCATATCAAATGATATATTTATCTGCTTGGCTCTGGATGCCCAACTGATGGAAAATTAAACATCGATGTGAAAGGAAAACACATCGACTAAACATAGCAAGTCAAAACATGATGGTGCAATGATGTTGCACTCACAGTGGAGGGTCGTGTGCGGGTTGGGGGTGAGCATTTTATAGCGCACGCACATGTTGGTGACTACTTGAAGTCAAACAAATGTGCTCCAAGACTGACATAAACAATGTGGTTAAGTGTTTCCTGTACAAGATTTGGCCTCAGTGAGAGATGAGTTTAGGAAAGGGGCACAACACACAATACAAACGTCGGGGCCCGAGGAACCATCAAAGTTCATACAGGGAACAAAATGAAACTTACATGAGCTCGTAGTTTCTGCGGATGCTCTCTGGGATGTTGGGCT belongs to Festucalex cinctus isolate MCC-2025b chromosome 5, RoL_Fcin_1.0, whole genome shotgun sequence and includes:
- the LOC144019239 gene encoding cholesterol 25-hydroxylase-like, coding for MSATLTPCGPMLQSLWDYVRSHHEGVLLSPYLPTFCAFLTHVAFCAPFLVLDLLAGVSRRVRSWRIPAGEPPPPPLLAWWKCLWKVAVQYLTVVLPATAVLQMAKSPAKLPERSPSNWQLFVDVVACFLLFDALFFFWHLCMHRFTWLYRNIHRQHHQHRVPFALQAQDASPAELLSLLLLAQLSARLANCHPLSAILFHVLNSWLAVEDHCGYDLPWALHRLLPFFGGAPHHHAHHRRHSVNFAPYFTHWDRLFGTYSRE